In Camelus ferus isolate YT-003-E chromosome 10, BCGSAC_Cfer_1.0, whole genome shotgun sequence, the following proteins share a genomic window:
- the LOC102516203 gene encoding LOW QUALITY PROTEIN: olfactory receptor 52N1 (The sequence of the model RefSeq protein was modified relative to this genomic sequence to represent the inferred CDS: deleted 1 base in 1 codon): protein MSFLNGTSLTPATFILNGIPGLEEVHMWISFPLCTMYSIAITGNFGLMYLIYSEEALHRPMYIFLALLSFTDVLMCTSTLPSTLCILWFNLKEIDFKACLAQMFFVHAFTGMESGVLMLMAICCPLRYAALLTNSVIAKAGLLTFLRGVVLVIPFTFLTRRLPYCRGNVIQHTYCDHMSVAKISCGNVKVNAVYGLMVALLIGGFDILCITVSYTMILRAVVSLSSVDARQKAFSTCTAHICAIVITYVPASFTFFTHSIPPHIHIIMANLYLLMPPTMNPIVYGVKTKQIQESVTRFLLKGKDSSSQTFT, encoded by the exons ATGTCATTTCTGAATGGCACTAGCCTAACTCCGGCCACGTTCATCCTCAATGGCATCCCTGGGCTGGAAGAAGTGCATATGTGGATCTCCTTCCCTCTGTGCACTATGTACAGCATTGCCATCACAGGGAACTTTGGCCTTATGTACCTCATCTACTCTGAAGAGGCCTTGCACAGACCAATGTACATCTTCCTAGCCCTTCTTTCCTTCACAGATGTGCTCATGTGCACCAGCACTCTCCCCAGCACCCTCTGCATTTTGTGGTTCAACCTCAAGGAGATTGATTTTAAGGCCTGCCTGGCCCAGATGTTCTTTGTGCACGCTTTCACAGGGATGGAGTCTGGGGTGCTCATGCTCATGGCCATCTGCTGCCCTCTGCGCTATGCTGCTCTCCTCACCAATTCAGTCATTGCCAAGGCCGGGCTCCTCACA TTTCTTAGAGGTGTAGTGCTTGTTATCCCTTTCACTTTCCTTACCAGGCGCCTGCCATACTGCAGGGGCAATGTCATACAGCACACCTACTGTGACCACATGTCTGTCGCCAAGATATCTTGTGGCAATGTTAAGGTCAACGCTGTTTATGGTCTAATGGTTGCCCTCCTGATTGGGGGTTTTGACATCTTGTGCATCACAGTCTCTTACACCATGATTCTTCGAGCGGTTGTGAGTCTGTCATCAGTGGATGCTCGGCAGAAGGCCTTCAGCACCTGCACTGCCCACATCTGTGCCATCGTCATCACCTATGTTCCAGCCTCCTTCACCTTCTTTACACACTCCATTCctccacacatacacattatTATGGCTAATCTCTATCTACTTATGCCTCCCACCATGAATCCTATTGTGTATGGGGTAAAAACCAAGCAGATACAAGAAAGTGTCACTAGGTTCTTGCTTAAGGGAAAGGACAGTTCTTCTCAAACATTTACATAG
- the LOC102515946 gene encoding olfactory receptor 52N5 has protein sequence MDLSPTLHNVHHLPRGNLGLVYLIHHEESLHRPMYFFLAILSLIDLFTCTTTLLNALCIFCFNLKEINFNACLAQMFFVDGFTGVESGVLMLMALDRYVAICYPLRYATILTNPIIAKAGLATFLRGVLLMIPSPFLVKRLPFCQSNIVSHTYCDHMSVVKLSCASIKVNVIYGLMVALLIGVFDICCISVSYTMILRAVVSLSSADARQKAFSTCTAHISAIIITYVPAFFTFFSHRFGGHTIPTSLHIIVANLYLLLPPTLNPIVYGVKTKQIRDNVIKLFQGEKGASIQDN, from the coding sequence ATGGATCTCTCTCCCACTCTGCACAATGTACATCATCTCCCTCGTGGGAACCTTGGCCTTGTGTACCTCATTCATCATGAGGAGTCCTTACATCGTCCAATGTACTTTTTTCTGGCAATACTTTCCCTCATTGACCTCTTTACCTGCACCACTACTCTACTCAATGCCCTCTGCATCTTCTGCTTCAATCTCAAGGAAATTAATTTCAATGCTTGCTTAGCCCAGATGTTCTTTGTCGATGGGTTCACAGGTGTGGAGTCTGGTGTGCTCATGCTTATGGCCCTGGACCGCTATGTGGCCATTTGCTATCCATTACGTTATGCTACCATACTCACTAACCCTATCATTGCCAAAGCTGGGCTTGCCACTTTCCTGAGGGGTGTGTTGCTGATGATTCCTTCTCCATTTTTGGTCAAGCGTTTGCCCTTCTGCCAAAGCAATATTGTCTCCCATACATATTGTGACCACATGTCAGTGGTGAAGTTATCTTGTGCCAGTATCAAGGTCAATGTCATCTATGGTCTGATGGTTGCCCTCCTGATTGGAGTGTTTGACATCTGCTGTATATCTGTGTCTTACACTATGATCCTCCGGGCAGTGGTTAGCCTCTCATCAGCAGATGCTCGGCAGAAGGCCTTCAGCACCTGCACTGCCCATATATCTGCCATCATTATCACCTATGTTCCAgcattctttactttcttttcacaTCGTTTCGGAGGACACACCATTCCCACTTCTCTTCACATCATTGTGGCTAATCTTTATCTGCTTCTTCCCCCAACTCTGAATCCCATTGTTTATGGAGTAAAGACAAAACAGATTCGAGACAATGTCATAAAGCTCTTCCAGGGTGAGAAAGGTGCAAGTATTCAGGACAACTGA
- the LOC102515687 gene encoding putative olfactory receptor 56B2: protein MLQDLRDSNSSKFQVSEFILMGFPGIHSWQHWLSLPLALLYLLALSANILILIIIYQEATLHQPMYHFLGILAVVDMGLTTTIMPKILAILWFSAKAISLPECFVQMYVIHCFVGMESGIFVCMAIDRYVAICRPLHYPSIITESFVVKSTVFMALRNSLSTTLVPVLAAQRHYCSQNQIEHCLCSNLGVTSLSCDDRTINSIYQLVLAWTLMGSDLGVIVLSYALILHSVLKLNSAEAASKALSTCTSHLILILFFYTVIIVISITHTAAMTVPLVPVLLNVLHNVIPPALNPMVYALKNKELRQGFYKVLKLNIKDNNA from the coding sequence ATGCTCCAGGATCTCAGAGATTCCAACAGCTCAAAGTTTCAAGTCTCTGAGTTTATCTTGATGGGGTTCCCAGGCATTCACAGCTGGCAACACtggctctccctgcccctggctctgCTCTACCTTTTAGCTCTCAGCGCCAACATCCTTATCCTGATCATCATCTATCAGGAGGCAACACTGCACCAGCCTATGTACCATTTCCTAGGCATCCTAGCTGTGGTAGACATGGGCCTCACTACAACCATCATGCCCAAGATACTAGCCATCTTATGGTTCAGTGCTAAGGCCATCAGTCTCCCTGAGTGCTTTGTGCAGATGTATGTCATACATTGTTTTGTGGGCATGGAGTCAGGCATCTTTGTCTGCATGGCTATAGATAGATATGTAGCCATTTGTCGACCACTACATTATCCATCAATAATCACTGAATCTTTTGTGGTCAAATCAACTGTGTTCATGGCACTCAGAAACAGCTTGTCTACCACCCTGGTGCCTGTGCTGGCTGCTCAGAGACACTACTGCTCCCAGAACCAAATTGAGCACTGTCTGTGCTCTAATCTTGGAGTCACTAGCCTATCCTGTGATGATCGGACAATTAACAGCATCTACCAGCTAGTTCTGGCCTGGACACTCATGGGAAGTGACTTGGGTGTCATCGTTTTATCATATGCTTTGATACTTCACTCTGTGCTGAAGCTGAACTCAGCAGAAGCTGCATCAAAAGCTCTAAGTACCTGCACTTCCCACCTCATCCTAATCCTTTTCTTCTACACAGTCATCATTGTCATTTCCATCACCCACACTGCAGCAATGACTGTTCCACTTGTTCCAGTTCTACTCAATGTACTGCATAATGTCATTCCTCCTGCTCTCAACCCCATGGTCTATGCCCTCAAGAACAAGGAGCTCAGACAGGGCTTCTATAAGGTTCTTAAGCTAAATATCAAGGACAACAATGCATAG
- the LOC102515436 gene encoding LOW QUALITY PROTEIN: olfactory receptor 52N4 (The sequence of the model RefSeq protein was modified relative to this genomic sequence to represent the inferred CDS: inserted 2 bases in 2 codons), producing the protein MKKPPLHSASIYSIIKVQVNEKYFWSLYPGEPENKNSQKSYKLLSDYTSLVIMMLNQTDLTPASFILNGIPGLEDMHMWMSLPFCSMYAVAVVGNCGLLYLIRYEDSLHRSRYYFXAMLSLTDLVMCSSTIPKALCIFWFHLKEISFEECLFQMFFIYTFTGMESGVLMLMALDRYVAICYPLRYSTILTNPVIAKAGLATFLRGVLLVIPLTFIIKQLPYCRGNIIHHTYCDHLSVAKLXCGNIKINVIYGLMVALLVGGFDILCITISYTMILWAVVSLFSAEAWRKAFSTCTAHICAIVFSYSPAFFCFFSHRFGGHLIPPSCHIIVANIYLLLPPTMNPIVHGVKTKQIQDCVIKIFSGSKDTKSHSI; encoded by the exons ATGAAGAAGCCTCCTCTACACAGTGCCTCCATTTACTCAATTATTAAAGTGCAGGTTAATGAAAAATACTTCTGGAGCTTGTA tcCTGgagaaccagaaaacaaaaactcacaaAAGTCCTATAAGTTGCTCAGTGATTATACCAGCCTGGTCATAATGATGCTGAACCAAACAGACCTGACACCAGCTTCATTCATTCTTAATGGGATCCCAGGGCTGGAGGACATGCACATGTGGATGTCCCTCCCATTCTGCTCCATGTATGCTGTGGCTGTGGTAGGGAACTGTGGACTCCTCTACCTCATTCGCTATGAGGATTCCTTGCACAGGTCCAGGTACTACT TGGCCATGCTTTCTCTCACTGACCTTGTCATGTGCTCTAGTACAATCCCTAAAGCTCTCTGCATCTTCTGGTTTCACCTCAAGGAAATCAGCTTTGAAGAATGCCTGTTCCAGATGTTCTTCATCTATACCTTCACAGGCATGGAATCTGGAGTACTCATGCTTATGGCCTTGGACCGCTATGTGGCTATCTGTTATCCTCTGCGCTACTCAACTATCCTCACCAATCCTGTCATTGCAAAGGCTGGGCTTGCCACTTTCTTGAGAGGTGTGTTGCTTGTCATTCCCTTGACTTTCATTATTAAGCAACTACCTTATTGTAGAGGCAATATAATACACCATACCTACTGCGACCACTTGTCTGTAGCCAAGT TCTGTGGAAATATCAAGATCAATGTTATCTATGGTCTGATGGTTGCCCTTCTGGTTGGGGGCTTTGACATCTTGTGCATCACAATCTCCTACACCATGATCCTCTGGGCAGTGGTCAGCCTCTTCTCAGCAGAAGCTTGGCGGAAGGCCTTCAGCACCTGCACTGCCCACATTTGTGCCATAGTTTTCTCCTATAGCCCAgccttcttctgtttcttttcccaccGCTTTGGGGGTCACTTGATTCCTCCATCTTGCCACATCATTGTGGCCAATATTTAtctgctcctgcctcccactATGAACCCCATTGTCCATGGGGTGAAAACCAAGCAGATACAAGATTGTGTCATAAAGATCTTTTCAGGTTCTAAGGATACTAAATCCCATAGTATATGA
- the LOC102515176 gene encoding LOW QUALITY PROTEIN: olfactory receptor 52N4 (The sequence of the model RefSeq protein was modified relative to this genomic sequence to represent the inferred CDS: deleted 1 base in 1 codon) — translation MIMLNETDLTPASFILNGIPGLEDMHMWMSLPFCSMYAVAVVGNCGLLYLIRYEDSLHRSRYYFLAMLSLTDLVMCSSTIPKALCIFWFHLKEISFVECLVQMFFIHTFTGMESGVLMLMALDRYVAICYPLRYSTILTNPVIGKIGLATFLRAVLLIIPLIFFTKRLPYCRGNIIHHTYCDQLSVAKLSCGNIKLNVIYGLMAAFLIGGFDILCITISYTMILRAVVSLSSAEARQKAFSTCTAHICAIVFSYSPAFFCFFFNRFGSHTIPPSCHIIVANIYLLLPPTMNPIVYGVKTKQIRDCVIRILSGSKDTKFHST, via the exons ATGATAATGCTGAATGAAACAGACCTGACACCAGCTTCATTCATTCTTAATGGTATCCCAGGGCTGGAGGACATGCACATGTGGATGTCCCTCCCATTCTGCTCCATGTATGCTGTGGCTGTGGTAGGGAACTGTGGACTCCTCTACCTCATTCGCTATGAGGATTCCTTGCACAGGTCCAGGTACTACTTCTTGGCCATGCTTTCTCTCACTGACCTTGTCATGTGCTCTAGTACAATCCCTAAAGCTCTCTGCATCTTCTGGTTTCACCTCAAGGAAATCAGCTTTGTAGAATGCCTGGTTCAGATGTTCTTCATTCACACCTTCACAGGGATGGAGTCTGGGGTGCTCATGCTGATGGCCCTggaccgctatgtggccatctgctaCCCTCTGCGCTACTCAACTATCCTCACCAATCCTGTCATTGGAAAGATTGGGCTTGCCACTTTCCTGAGAGCAGTATTGCTAATCATTCCCTTGATTTTCTTCACCAAGCGTCTACCCTACTGCAGAGGCAATATAATACATCATACCTACTGTGACCAGCTATCTGTAGCCAAGTTATCCTGTGGAAATATCAAGCTCAATGTTATCTATGGTCTGATGGCTGCCTTTTTGATTGGGGGCTTTGACATCCTGTGCATCACGATCTCCTACACCATGATCCTCCGGGCAGTGGTCAGCCTCTCTTCAGCAGAGGCTCGGCAGAAGGCCTTCAGCACCTGCACTGCCCACATTTGTGCCATAGTTTTCTCCTACAGCCCAgccttcttctgtttcttttttaatcgCTTTGGGAGCCACACAATCCCTCCCTCTTGCCAC ATCATTGTGGCCAATATTTacctgctcctgcctcccactATGAACCCCATTGTCTATGGGGTGAAAACCAAGCAGATACGAGATTGTGTCATAAGGATCCTTTCAGGTTCTAAGGATACAAAATTCCACAGCACTTGA